A single region of the Arthrobacter sp. V1I7 genome encodes:
- a CDS encoding glycoside hydrolase family protein → MLTLPLALGAAALAACTPDTAPGPRPPSTPPAPSVAPSAARTRRPKPRHASKGIGMPRFNGFGFDELDSLDLDWFYNWGPSYPPLRPASSQSAEFVPMIWGRGSLERNGIEEVLSELPWTGAEHLLGFNEPDHEGQADMSVATAIKLWPQLERAGLRLGSPGAVQAMGDWLMKFMDQAAAKDLRVDFVTMHSYAPPHADNFLEYVQRLHDRYDKPIWITEFAVADWDATTKSPSRFTEKEILAYMRDTVAGLREMPFVERFAWKTRVHDDPIMGASALFRSNGSLTPTGELYRSL, encoded by the coding sequence TTGCTCACACTGCCTCTCGCCCTCGGCGCCGCCGCCCTGGCGGCGTGCACCCCGGATACGGCGCCCGGACCTCGTCCGCCGTCGACCCCGCCGGCACCCAGTGTTGCTCCGTCCGCGGCCAGGACCCGCCGGCCCAAGCCCCGACATGCCAGCAAGGGCATCGGCATGCCCCGGTTCAACGGATTCGGCTTCGATGAGCTGGATTCCCTGGACCTGGACTGGTTTTACAACTGGGGCCCAAGCTACCCGCCCCTCCGACCGGCTTCGAGCCAGAGCGCTGAATTCGTGCCGATGATCTGGGGGCGCGGATCCCTGGAGCGGAACGGCATAGAGGAAGTACTGTCCGAGCTTCCGTGGACGGGCGCCGAACACCTTCTCGGCTTCAACGAACCCGACCACGAGGGCCAGGCGGACATGTCCGTGGCCACCGCCATCAAACTTTGGCCGCAGCTGGAACGGGCGGGCCTCAGGCTGGGGTCTCCGGGTGCGGTCCAGGCCATGGGAGACTGGCTCATGAAGTTCATGGACCAGGCGGCGGCGAAGGACCTGCGGGTGGATTTCGTCACCATGCATTCCTATGCGCCGCCCCACGCGGACAACTTCCTGGAATATGTGCAGCGCCTGCATGACCGCTACGACAAGCCGATCTGGATCACCGAATTCGCCGTCGCCGACTGGGATGCCACCACGAAGTCGCCCAGCCGGTTTACCGAAAAGGAAATCCTGGCGTACATGCGGGACACCGTCGCCGGTCTCCGCGAAATGCCGTTCGTGGAGCGTTTCGCCTGGAAAACGCGGGTTCATGACGATCCCATCATGGGAGCCTCCGCGCTGTTCCGGAGCAACGGATCCCTGACGCCCACGGGCGAACTGTACCGCTCCCTCTGA
- the wecB gene encoding non-hydrolyzing UDP-N-acetylglucosamine 2-epimerase, with product MHTIMPIFGTRPEAIKMAPIVSALQGSPHFRCVVTVTGQHREMLDQVNELFGIVPDHDLDILQQGQSLSGIMTRTIDGLEKLFAHTRPDAVVVQGDTTTSTAAAIAAFYHGIPVVHVEAGLRSGDLLSPFPEEANRKITSQITRLHLAPTSTSRANLLAEGINPADIVVTGNTVIDALLATVDRQLPFTDPRLEELAAGGRRILLVTTHRRENQGESMRGVGRALARIADAEPDLVIVLPAHKNPVVREAVLPALEGKANVLVTEPLAYGEFTRLLSRAHIVLTDSGGVQEEAPSLGKPVLVMRDNTERPEALEAGTVKLIGTDEERIVAEVTRLLHDSGHFAAMANAVNPYGDGKAALRTVAAIEELLGVGYRTAEFGEA from the coding sequence ATGCATACCATCATGCCCATCTTCGGGACCAGGCCTGAGGCCATCAAGATGGCTCCGATCGTCAGCGCACTTCAGGGGTCACCCCATTTTCGCTGCGTCGTGACCGTCACTGGCCAGCACCGCGAGATGCTGGACCAGGTCAACGAGCTGTTCGGCATTGTTCCGGACCATGACCTGGACATCCTGCAGCAGGGCCAGAGCCTGTCCGGCATCATGACGCGCACCATCGACGGCCTCGAGAAGCTCTTCGCCCACACGAGGCCTGACGCCGTCGTCGTCCAGGGCGACACCACAACGTCCACTGCCGCTGCCATCGCCGCGTTCTACCACGGGATCCCCGTGGTGCACGTGGAGGCCGGCCTGCGCAGCGGTGACCTGCTGTCCCCCTTCCCGGAGGAGGCCAACCGGAAAATCACCAGCCAGATCACCCGCCTGCACCTGGCTCCCACGAGCACCAGCCGGGCCAACCTCCTGGCCGAGGGCATCAACCCGGCGGACATCGTGGTGACCGGCAATACCGTGATCGATGCCCTCCTGGCCACGGTGGACAGGCAACTCCCGTTCACGGACCCCCGGCTGGAAGAGCTGGCCGCCGGCGGCCGGCGGATCCTGCTGGTCACCACGCACCGGCGCGAGAACCAGGGTGAATCCATGCGCGGCGTGGGACGGGCACTGGCCCGGATCGCCGACGCCGAGCCGGACCTCGTGATCGTGCTGCCCGCCCACAAGAATCCCGTGGTGCGCGAGGCCGTGCTGCCCGCACTGGAGGGCAAGGCCAACGTCCTGGTGACGGAGCCGCTGGCCTATGGCGAATTCACCCGGCTGCTCTCCCGGGCGCACATCGTCCTCACGGACTCCGGCGGAGTGCAGGAGGAGGCCCCCAGCCTCGGCAAGCCGGTCCTGGTGATGCGGGACAACACCGAGCGGCCCGAGGCCCTTGAGGCCGGCACCGTGAAGCTGATTGGCACGGACGAAGAGCGGATTGTTGCCGAGGTGACCCGTCTCCTCCACGACTCCGGGCACTTCGCGGCCATGGCAAACGCCGTGAATCCCTATGGCGACGGCAAGGCTGCCCTCCGCACGGTGGCAGCCATCGAAGAGCTGCTCGGTGTCGGCTACCGGACGGCGGAGTTCGGCGAAGCGTAG
- a CDS encoding YdcF family protein, translating into MLPSVPAVTTATRRALAFTAGGFLLWLIIAVQLFVNTDPLSVHRTDAVIMLGGAASERLPAAQRIQQELGIPVLVLSRTDTFGNRAADAVCGSAAFPNPALVCFRPPDLDTRGEAQAISRLVALNGWKSVTVVTSSYHVTRAGRLISQCTTADVQLVASHPDFNPGQWLRRFVIETGGLIDASLRPECVDQPAGM; encoded by the coding sequence GTGCTTCCTTCCGTCCCCGCGGTGACTACCGCAACCCGCAGGGCACTTGCCTTCACCGCCGGGGGCTTCCTGCTGTGGCTGATCATCGCGGTGCAGCTGTTCGTCAACACCGATCCCCTGAGCGTGCACCGCACGGACGCGGTCATCATGCTCGGCGGCGCGGCCTCGGAACGGTTGCCCGCGGCCCAGCGGATCCAGCAGGAGCTCGGGATCCCCGTCCTGGTGCTGTCCCGCACCGACACTTTCGGCAACAGGGCGGCCGACGCCGTCTGCGGCTCGGCCGCTTTTCCCAATCCGGCCTTGGTCTGCTTCCGGCCACCGGATCTGGACACCCGGGGCGAAGCGCAGGCCATATCCCGGCTGGTGGCGCTTAACGGCTGGAAGTCCGTCACCGTGGTCACCTCCAGCTACCACGTGACCCGCGCTGGGCGCCTGATAAGCCAGTGCACGACGGCGGATGTCCAGCTGGTTGCCTCCCATCCGGACTTTAATCCGGGGCAGTGGCTGCGGCGGTTTGTGATCGAAACCGGCGGGCTCATCGACGCCTCGCTCCGGCCCGAATGCGTGGATCAGCCGGCAGGAATGTAA
- the thiL gene encoding thiamine-phosphate kinase has translation MTVAGLSESELLERIFPRLNRGPDVNAAVLLGPGDDAAIVAAPDGRTVISIDTQVEDQDFRLEWNNGYRTSGYDVGWKAAAQNLSDINAMGARATSLVVSLTMPPATAVAWVEDFADGLTAGLRGLGAPDCAVAGGDLGRGRELAVSVAILGSLDGGDPVLRSGARPGDTLALAGTVGRAAAGLALLESGVPVHSLSGEQRVLMDTQCRPRPPLAAGPLARQAGATAMMDISDGLVRDGGRLAAASGAVLNLDPAALRSLAVPLLPAAGLLGTEPMAWVLGGGEDHGLLATFPAGLRLPPGFTAIGSVEAPAPMDSTGVKIAGRPADSVGWDHFAD, from the coding sequence CTGACCGTGGCCGGCCTCTCCGAGTCCGAACTCCTCGAACGGATCTTTCCCCGCCTCAACCGGGGCCCTGACGTGAACGCCGCGGTCCTGCTGGGGCCCGGGGACGACGCCGCGATCGTGGCGGCGCCGGACGGCCGCACGGTGATCAGCATCGACACCCAGGTGGAGGACCAGGACTTCCGGCTCGAGTGGAACAACGGTTACCGGACCAGCGGGTACGACGTTGGCTGGAAGGCCGCCGCGCAGAACCTCAGCGACATCAACGCGATGGGAGCCCGCGCCACCTCCCTGGTGGTGAGCCTTACCATGCCGCCCGCGACCGCCGTCGCCTGGGTGGAGGACTTCGCGGACGGACTGACAGCGGGCCTCCGCGGGCTCGGCGCCCCGGACTGTGCCGTGGCCGGCGGCGACCTGGGCCGGGGCCGGGAACTGGCGGTGAGCGTCGCGATCCTGGGGAGCCTGGACGGCGGGGATCCGGTGCTGCGGTCCGGCGCGCGCCCGGGGGACACCCTGGCCCTGGCCGGAACCGTCGGCCGGGCCGCCGCCGGCCTTGCCCTGCTCGAGTCCGGGGTTCCCGTCCACTCGCTCAGCGGGGAACAGCGGGTCCTGATGGACACCCAATGCCGGCCCCGGCCGCCGCTCGCCGCCGGCCCGCTGGCGCGGCAGGCCGGAGCCACGGCGATGATGGACATTTCCGACGGCCTGGTGCGGGACGGCGGCCGGCTGGCGGCCGCCAGCGGCGCAGTGCTCAACCTTGACCCCGCCGCGCTGAGGTCCCTCGCCGTGCCGCTGCTGCCGGCCGCCGGACTGCTGGGCACCGAACCGATGGCCTGGGTCCTGGGCGGCGGGGAAGACCACGGACTGCTGGCCACATTCCCCGCAGGCCTTCGGCTGCCACCCGGTTTCACTGCGATAGGCTCGGTGGAGGCCCCTGCACCAATGGACAGCACGGGCGTCAAGATCGCGGGCAGGCCCGCTGACTCTGTGGGATGGGATCACTTTGCAGACTAG
- a CDS encoding DAK2 domain-containing protein — MKRWLGKAETTLGNHSDRLNAINIFPVADGDTGTNLYLTARAAAHAVQAADAAAGSGPEGTHTASMPLVSADPAQRIAGTGPAQNDVGAVLAQAGQAAMEHARGNSGTLFAVFLCAAAEPLSGHTRLSGPLLAAALNRAQIRAWSALSDPVPGTMLSVMEAAARAAAAVDSAHDGDDSNHTLGLALDAAVEAALAAVVRTEDQLDALHAAHVVDAGGVGMLLILDCLRSAVLGEELQSELLDGLHGYDVQDPHIHAGMPRDEGVEVMCTISLSPLDAAMMRQRLDELGDSVIMSQVDRAADGSGQYRWRVHLHVPDAEPAVALIRSLGDPSDLSVSELAVPREFEVLDTAAGGRGRDSTGSEPLDPAGHER; from the coding sequence ATGAAGCGGTGGTTGGGCAAGGCAGAAACAACGCTAGGGAACCACAGCGACCGCCTGAACGCCATCAACATCTTCCCGGTCGCCGACGGCGACACGGGCACCAACCTTTACCTGACGGCCAGGGCGGCGGCGCACGCCGTGCAAGCCGCGGATGCAGCCGCGGGCTCAGGCCCGGAGGGCACGCACACCGCCTCCATGCCGCTGGTCAGCGCGGACCCGGCCCAGCGCATCGCCGGGACCGGCCCGGCCCAGAACGACGTCGGCGCGGTGCTGGCCCAGGCCGGCCAGGCCGCCATGGAGCACGCGCGCGGCAACTCCGGGACCCTGTTCGCTGTTTTCCTCTGCGCCGCCGCTGAGCCTCTGTCTGGCCACACCCGGCTCAGCGGGCCGCTGCTGGCCGCAGCCCTCAACCGGGCCCAGATCAGGGCGTGGTCCGCACTGAGCGACCCCGTGCCGGGAACCATGCTGTCCGTCATGGAAGCAGCCGCCCGCGCCGCCGCCGCCGTGGACTCCGCCCACGACGGCGACGACAGCAACCACACCCTGGGGCTGGCACTGGACGCGGCCGTCGAAGCGGCCCTGGCCGCGGTGGTGCGGACCGAGGACCAGCTCGACGCCCTGCACGCCGCCCATGTGGTGGACGCCGGCGGGGTCGGGATGCTGTTGATCCTGGACTGCCTGCGGTCCGCCGTCCTGGGCGAGGAACTGCAGAGCGAACTCCTCGACGGCCTGCACGGCTACGACGTCCAGGACCCGCACATCCACGCCGGGATGCCCCGGGACGAGGGCGTGGAAGTGATGTGCACCATCTCACTCTCCCCGCTGGATGCCGCCATGATGCGCCAGCGGCTCGATGAATTGGGCGACTCCGTCATCATGAGCCAGGTCGACCGTGCGGCCGACGGGTCCGGGCAGTACCGCTGGCGGGTCCACCTCCACGTTCCCGACGCCGAGCCGGCCGTGGCGCTGATCCGTTCACTCGGCGACCCTTCGGACCTGTCCGTCAGCGAGCTCGCCGTGCCGCGTGAATTTGAGGTCCTGGATACCGCCGCCGGCGGGCGCGGACGTGACAGCACCGGATCCGAACCCCTGGACCCCGCCGGACATGAACGCTGA
- a CDS encoding ATP-dependent DNA helicase RecG: MNAELDLGLERRIGKRSAAVIEKHLGITTVGGLLNYFPRRYLNRGELTPISEVPLDEEVTLIARVLSSSTRSMRTRRGSLTEVVISDDAGGAGAAGGAVRSPGARLPGTLKVSFFNGFRAKAELQPGRRAMFSGKVTRYGGSLGLTNPDFQLLDEDPDIPGMDPEKRAAMPIPVYPATARLTSWSIQKVIATLLDTAELENLTDPLPAEIAARGKFLPVADAYRLIHAPQTHPDWQRARDRFRYQEALVLQSALARRRAQLAAEEATARRPAPGGLLPAFDRQLPFTLTAGQSAVGKTLAEELAQDSPMNRLLQGEVGSGKTIVALRAMLQVVDAGGQAALLAPTEVLAAQHFESIRRTLGPLSRDGLLGGFGSDAVQVTLLTGSMPTAARKQALLDAASGTAGIVIGTHALLSENVSFYDLGLIVVDEQHRFGVEQRDLLRSKASKPPHLLVMTATPIPRTVAMTVFGDLETSVLDELPAGRAPITTHVVGLAENPGWAGRIWSRSREEIDAGHQVYVVCPRIGTDDDGDFSPGEAEPSAADLEGDNGSRELASVTGVVEQLRDEPALAGVPLAPLHGRQDPVLKSGTMASFTANETKLLVSTTVIEVGVDVHNATLMVILDADRFGISQLHQLRGRVGRGGLPGTCLLVTTLEPGHPSRRRLEAVAATTDGFELSQEDLKLRREGDILGASQSGGRSTLKLLRVLEHEDIIARARQDAQRIVAADPSLAAHPELAGAIDDYLNPEKEAFLERG; encoded by the coding sequence ATGAACGCTGAACTGGACCTGGGGCTCGAGCGCCGGATCGGCAAGCGCTCCGCGGCGGTCATCGAGAAACACCTGGGCATCACCACCGTCGGCGGTCTCCTGAACTATTTCCCGCGCCGCTACCTCAACCGCGGCGAGCTGACCCCGATCAGTGAAGTCCCGCTGGACGAGGAAGTGACGCTCATCGCTCGGGTGCTCTCCAGCAGCACCCGGTCCATGCGGACGCGCCGCGGTTCCCTGACCGAGGTCGTGATCTCCGACGACGCAGGGGGAGCCGGTGCCGCCGGCGGTGCCGTGCGGTCCCCGGGCGCCCGCCTGCCGGGCACCCTCAAGGTGAGCTTCTTCAACGGCTTCCGGGCCAAGGCCGAGCTCCAGCCGGGCCGACGGGCCATGTTTTCGGGCAAGGTCACGCGCTACGGCGGCTCGCTCGGGCTGACCAACCCGGATTTCCAGCTGCTCGACGAGGACCCCGATATCCCCGGGATGGATCCGGAAAAGCGCGCGGCCATGCCCATCCCGGTGTATCCGGCCACCGCCCGGCTGACCAGCTGGTCCATCCAGAAGGTCATTGCCACCCTCCTGGACACCGCCGAGCTGGAGAACCTGACGGACCCGCTGCCCGCGGAGATTGCCGCCCGGGGGAAATTCCTGCCCGTCGCGGACGCCTACCGGCTCATCCATGCCCCGCAGACGCACCCGGACTGGCAGCGCGCCCGCGACCGGTTCCGCTACCAGGAAGCCCTGGTGCTCCAGTCCGCCCTGGCCCGGCGCCGCGCGCAGCTCGCCGCCGAGGAAGCCACCGCCCGCCGCCCCGCCCCGGGCGGCCTGCTGCCCGCCTTCGACCGCCAGCTGCCGTTCACGCTGACCGCCGGCCAGTCCGCCGTCGGCAAGACCCTTGCCGAGGAGCTGGCCCAGGACTCGCCGATGAACCGGCTGCTGCAGGGTGAGGTGGGTTCCGGAAAGACGATCGTGGCCCTGCGCGCCATGCTGCAGGTGGTCGACGCCGGCGGACAGGCCGCCCTGCTGGCCCCGACCGAGGTCCTCGCCGCGCAGCACTTCGAATCGATCCGCCGCACGCTCGGCCCGCTGTCCCGGGACGGCCTGCTCGGCGGCTTCGGCTCCGACGCCGTGCAGGTCACGCTGCTGACCGGGTCCATGCCCACCGCGGCGCGGAAGCAGGCCCTGCTCGACGCCGCCTCCGGAACGGCCGGGATCGTGATCGGCACCCACGCCCTGCTGAGCGAGAACGTCTCCTTCTATGACCTGGGCCTGATCGTGGTGGACGAGCAGCACCGCTTCGGCGTGGAACAACGCGACCTGCTGCGGTCCAAGGCCAGCAAGCCTCCGCACCTGCTGGTTATGACCGCCACCCCGATCCCGCGGACCGTGGCCATGACGGTGTTCGGCGACCTCGAAACCTCCGTCCTGGATGAGCTCCCGGCGGGTCGGGCGCCGATCACCACGCACGTCGTCGGGCTCGCGGAAAACCCCGGCTGGGCCGGGCGCATCTGGTCCCGCTCCCGGGAGGAGATCGACGCCGGCCACCAGGTCTATGTCGTCTGCCCCAGGATCGGCACCGACGACGACGGCGACTTCAGTCCCGGCGAAGCCGAACCGTCCGCCGCCGACCTCGAGGGGGACAACGGCTCCCGTGAGCTGGCCTCGGTGACCGGAGTCGTCGAGCAGCTCCGGGACGAGCCGGCGCTGGCGGGGGTTCCGCTCGCGCCGTTGCACGGCCGCCAGGACCCGGTGCTCAAGTCCGGGACGATGGCATCGTTCACCGCCAACGAGACCAAGCTGCTGGTCTCCACCACCGTGATCGAGGTCGGAGTCGACGTGCACAACGCCACGCTCATGGTGATCCTCGACGCGGACAGATTCGGCATTTCCCAGCTGCACCAGCTCCGCGGCCGGGTGGGCCGCGGCGGCCTGCCCGGGACCTGCCTGCTCGTCACCACGCTGGAGCCCGGCCATCCCAGCCGCCGGCGGCTGGAGGCCGTCGCTGCCACGACCGACGGGTTCGAACTCTCCCAGGAGGACCTCAAGCTGCGCCGCGAGGGCGACATCCTGGGGGCCTCCCAGTCGGGCGGCCGGTCCACGCTAAAGCTCCTGCGGGTGCTCGAACACGAGGACATCATCGCCCGGGCGCGGCAGGACGCGCAGCGGATTGTGGCGGCCGACCCGTCGCTCGCGGCCCACCCGGAGCTCGCCGGGGCGATCGACGACTACCTCAACCCCGAAAAGGAGGCGTTCCTTGAACGCGGCTAA
- the rsmD gene encoding 16S rRNA (guanine(966)-N(2))-methyltransferase RsmD, whose product MSRIIAGAAGGMPLVSVPGSLTRPTTDRVKEALFSRLDAFEVVADARVLDLYAGSGSLGVESASRGAETVDLVEFDARASEVCQRNADLVNTVARRKVVSVHRSKVESFLDRTADDARWDLVFLDPPYPLEEPALAEVLAKLAPHLAEGAVVVVERSSRTPEPGWPEGMERFAERKYGETRLWFAEPGVPEVPEADVAEALEDGE is encoded by the coding sequence ATGAGCCGCATCATCGCCGGCGCCGCGGGCGGCATGCCGCTGGTCAGCGTCCCCGGATCGCTCACGCGGCCCACTACGGACCGCGTCAAGGAAGCACTCTTTTCCCGCCTGGATGCCTTCGAGGTCGTGGCGGATGCCCGCGTCCTGGACCTTTACGCCGGCTCCGGTTCGCTGGGCGTGGAAAGTGCCAGCCGCGGCGCCGAAACGGTGGACCTCGTGGAGTTCGATGCCAGGGCCAGTGAGGTCTGCCAGCGCAACGCGGACCTCGTCAACACGGTCGCGCGCCGCAAGGTCGTCTCCGTGCACCGCTCCAAGGTCGAGTCGTTCCTGGACCGGACCGCGGACGACGCCCGCTGGGACCTCGTCTTCCTCGACCCGCCCTACCCGCTGGAGGAACCGGCGCTGGCCGAGGTGCTGGCCAAACTCGCACCGCACCTCGCGGAGGGCGCCGTCGTCGTCGTGGAACGCTCGTCTCGGACCCCCGAACCGGGGTGGCCGGAGGGAATGGAGCGGTTCGCGGAGCGGAAGTACGGCGAGACCCGGCTCTGGTTCGCCGAACCGGGCGTGCCGGAAGTCCCGGAAGCAGACGTGGCCGAAGCGCTCGAGGACGGGGAGTAG
- a CDS encoding spermidine synthase, with protein sequence MADTPAAVSRFLRTTGQHATIEPDEFTEGGFVLSIGGAEQSHVNLADPSDIFYEYLRRIGHVVDLAAPWGEPVTALHLGAGALTLARYVQATRPGSEQYAVELERELLDFVLDRLPLPDGTRLHTLIGDARDALAGLPPQLRFDVVILDIFSGPEAPVHLACTEFYREAAATLTPRGVLIVNVGDEPGLTLVRSQVAALRRAMADVSAFAESGMFSGRYPGNIILTGTQGPWPEAWTAALTARGPHPAKVLVGVGLDELSD encoded by the coding sequence GTGGCCGATACACCGGCTGCGGTCTCGCGCTTCCTGCGGACCACCGGCCAGCACGCCACGATCGAGCCCGATGAATTCACCGAGGGCGGCTTCGTGCTCAGCATCGGCGGCGCCGAGCAGTCCCACGTGAACCTCGCGGACCCCTCGGACATTTTCTATGAATACCTGCGCCGGATCGGGCACGTCGTGGACCTCGCGGCGCCGTGGGGTGAACCCGTCACCGCCCTCCACCTCGGCGCCGGGGCGCTCACGCTGGCCCGCTACGTCCAGGCGACCCGGCCCGGCTCCGAGCAGTACGCCGTGGAGCTGGAGCGTGAGCTGCTGGACTTCGTGCTGGACCGGCTCCCCCTGCCCGACGGGACCCGGCTGCACACGCTGATCGGCGACGCCCGGGATGCCCTGGCCGGGTTGCCTCCGCAGCTGCGCTTCGACGTCGTGATCCTGGACATCTTCTCCGGCCCCGAGGCGCCGGTGCATCTTGCCTGCACCGAGTTCTACCGGGAGGCCGCGGCGACGCTGACCCCGCGCGGGGTGCTGATCGTCAATGTGGGCGATGAGCCCGGGCTGACCCTGGTCCGGAGCCAGGTGGCGGCGCTGCGCCGGGCGATGGCGGACGTGTCGGCGTTCGCGGAGTCCGGCATGTTCAGCGGCCGGTATCCCGGCAACATCATCCTGACCGGGACGCAGGGGCCATGGCCGGAGGCGTGGACCGCGGCGCTCACCGCCCGCGGTCCCCACCCGGCCAAAGTGCTCGTCGGCGTCGGCCTGGACGAGCTCTCGGATTAG
- a CDS encoding aminotransferase class I/II-fold pyridoxal phosphate-dependent enzyme, with product MSATHQQLPWQRAATGANLLSAQGTLGVTIFEEMTTLALQTGAINLGQGFPDEDGPAEIKAAAQAAIAAGYNQYAPGKGIIELRDAISLHQERFYGLTPDPQTEIIVTTGATEAIAAALLALVGPGDEVLTFEPFYDSYGAIIGLSGARHVTAPLLAPDFMPDLDALEAAFNNRTKVVLVNNPHNPTGAVFPREVLERVVELATKYDAVIVTDEVYEHLTFGVRHIPIATLPGAAERTLTISSAGKTFSFTGWKIGWLSGPEHLVAAARTVKQFLSYSSGTPFQGAIAVGLGLPDEFYAGIADTLQLKRDILSAGLRAAGLDVFTPQGTYFVNVDTAPLGISDAVDLARRLPALVGVAAIPVPVFCHPEGAERTRSLLRFAFCKRIDVLQEAAERIATLRDRL from the coding sequence ATGTCAGCAACTCACCAGCAGCTCCCGTGGCAGCGGGCTGCCACCGGCGCCAACCTGCTCTCCGCCCAGGGCACCCTGGGCGTCACGATTTTCGAGGAAATGACCACCCTGGCCCTGCAAACCGGCGCCATCAACCTGGGACAGGGTTTCCCGGACGAGGACGGGCCGGCGGAGATCAAGGCCGCCGCCCAGGCCGCGATCGCCGCGGGCTACAACCAGTACGCACCGGGCAAGGGCATCATTGAGCTCCGCGATGCGATCTCCCTCCACCAGGAACGGTTCTACGGCCTGACCCCGGACCCGCAGACCGAAATCATCGTCACAACCGGCGCCACCGAGGCCATTGCCGCCGCGCTGCTCGCCCTCGTGGGCCCCGGCGACGAGGTCCTCACCTTCGAGCCGTTCTACGATTCCTACGGTGCCATCATCGGGCTCTCCGGCGCCCGCCACGTCACCGCCCCGCTGCTGGCGCCGGATTTCATGCCGGACCTGGATGCACTCGAGGCGGCGTTCAACAACCGCACCAAGGTGGTGCTGGTCAACAACCCGCACAACCCGACCGGAGCCGTGTTCCCCCGCGAGGTGCTGGAGCGCGTCGTCGAGCTGGCCACAAAATACGACGCCGTCATCGTCACCGACGAGGTCTACGAGCACCTCACCTTCGGCGTCCGCCACATCCCGATCGCCACACTGCCCGGCGCGGCCGAGCGCACGCTCACCATTTCCTCGGCCGGAAAGACGTTCTCCTTCACCGGCTGGAAGATCGGCTGGCTGAGCGGCCCGGAGCACCTTGTCGCTGCCGCCCGGACGGTCAAGCAGTTCCTCAGCTACAGCTCGGGAACACCGTTCCAGGGTGCCATCGCCGTGGGCCTCGGCCTGCCGGACGAGTTCTACGCCGGGATCGCCGACACCCTCCAGCTCAAGCGGGACATTCTCAGCGCGGGCCTCCGCGCGGCCGGACTGGACGTCTTCACCCCGCAGGGGACGTACTTCGTCAATGTGGACACCGCGCCGCTGGGCATCTCCGACGCGGTGGACCTGGCCCGCCGGCTGCCGGCGCTCGTCGGCGTCGCAGCCATCCCGGTTCCGGTCTTCTGCCACCCGGAAGGGGCCGAGCGCACGCGCAGCCTGCTGCGGTTCGCGTTCTGCAAACGGATCGACGTCCTGCAGGAGGCCGCCGAGCGGATCGCAACGCTGCGGGACAGGCTCTAG
- the coaD gene encoding pantetheine-phosphate adenylyltransferase, whose translation MRRAVCPGSFDPIHNGHLEVIARASGLFDEVIVAVSTNYAKKYRFSLDERIEMARETLASLQGIVVEPVGEGLLAEYCRQRGVSAIVKGLRSSSDFDYELPMATMNRQLTGVETVFLPAEAHYLHLSSTLIKEVFTLGGNVSEFVPRSVLKRLHGGEPVQDQGRKG comes from the coding sequence ATGAGACGCGCCGTATGCCCGGGCTCCTTCGACCCCATCCACAATGGACACCTGGAAGTCATTGCCAGAGCCTCCGGCCTCTTTGACGAGGTCATCGTGGCGGTCTCCACGAACTACGCGAAGAAGTACCGCTTCAGCCTGGACGAGCGGATCGAGATGGCCAGGGAGACCCTCGCCTCCCTCCAGGGCATCGTGGTGGAGCCCGTGGGCGAGGGCCTGCTGGCCGAGTACTGCCGGCAGCGGGGCGTGTCCGCCATCGTGAAGGGTCTGCGCTCCTCCTCGGACTTTGACTACGAGCTGCCGATGGCCACCATGAACCGGCAACTCACCGGCGTCGAAACGGTGTTCCTTCCGGCCGAAGCGCATTACCTGCACCTGTCGTCCACCCTGATCAAGGAAGTCTTCACCCTCGGCGGCAATGTTTCGGAGTTCGTGCCCCGTTCGGTGCTGAAACGGCTGCACGGGGGCGAGCCTGTCCAGGATCAGGGGCGTAAGGGGTAA
- a CDS encoding DUF177 domain-containing protein — protein sequence MAFDVKDLGRSPGSMRTLTEHVPAPGDLGVALIGVQEGSDVGLDLRLEAVHEGILVSGTANVEVTGECGRCLDPLAYDLEVNVQELFFYEDAEFSDEEDEEEQRRVEHDLIDLEPVLRDAVVTMLPFQPVCREDCQGLCSECGVRLEDEPGHHHEVVDPRWAALADLAKPDRQN from the coding sequence TTGGCGTTCGACGTCAAGGACCTCGGACGCAGTCCGGGAAGCATGCGGACGCTGACGGAACATGTACCCGCACCAGGTGATCTTGGTGTGGCGCTCATTGGCGTGCAGGAAGGCTCGGATGTCGGGCTGGACCTGCGGCTGGAGGCCGTACACGAAGGAATTCTGGTATCAGGAACCGCAAACGTCGAAGTAACTGGCGAATGCGGCCGATGCCTGGATCCCCTTGCGTATGACCTCGAGGTCAATGTGCAAGAACTTTTCTTCTACGAGGATGCTGAATTCTCCGACGAAGAAGACGAAGAAGAGCAACGTCGAGTCGAGCACGATCTGATCGATCTTGAGCCGGTGTTGCGGGACGCAGTTGTAACCATGCTGCCGTTCCAGCCGGTGTGCCGGGAAGACTGCCAGGGCCTTTGCTCCGAATGCGGAGTACGCCTGGAAGACGAGCCGGGGCATCACCACGAGGTCGTTGATCCTCGCTGGGCTGCCCTAGCTGACTTGGCTAAGCCTGACCGGCAAAACTGA